tgagCCAAGCTCTGTACTAAGAACTGGAGATACAAGTAAAAATGAGacactccctgctctcaaggtgcaCAGATTTTatttgggagagacaacacataaaatagAGTTCATATGGAGGGTGGATGGAATGTCCCAGGATCCTGTTAGTGAAGAGGTTGTACAGATGGCAAGGCGGGGGATCTTTAGTTTGCATGAGGTCAATAAAGATACCATATTTATTACAGTATTCCGCATATAATTTTGTTCCACAATCCAAAATTTGTAACAAATAGTTAAAACAAtacattttatttgtatgaaacaCCGATGAAAATCAACTTGTATACTAGGCACAGTCTGATATTTTCATGTAATATGGGTCAAAAATCTGCTACCACTGAAATAATATGAACCCTGATTATGAGTAAAAGGAAAGGGGACCTTCAATTCTCCTATCATGATGTTTAAATAAGTTTTTCCCCCCCAGGGTAACCAACTAGAGTGTGTTGGGTTTTTAAATTTCTTCCCTTATCTTATCTGACTTTGCAAAGTCACCTGGAAACTTTGCCTTTTGCACCAGCTTGTTCTAAACGTAATCATAACCTTGAAAATCTGAATTaggatttttttgtgtgtatttaaaCTCTATATGGCGTTATAATCAAAGGTTATTACAGTTTCATCCATGAGTTTCAACTTTTTCAACCTAAGACCTACTTACTGATTTTTTAGCTTAATGATTATTTATCACATTATTCCCAAAACACAGAAGaataataagcaaattaattgtTTTTTCCACTTTTTGTTGACAACTCTCCACGTTGTTTGCTTCAACAGATATTCTACCtttttattactttatattataaatatatttatattaatacgttacatattaatatatatttatattaacttGTACAAGGTACCTTGTGaataaggcattttttttcttctccgaAGCTGTGCTTCTAGGTTTGGAGTTGTTcctttctgagtttgtgtcttaggCATCATTACCATTtctatagttttgattttttttatttccaatctcatttttaatatctcctcttttaTGCTTATTGTAggttattgattcttttttataaCAAAGTGATAAAAAGTTTAATTCATTAATTTGGTAATGATTCTTTGACACCATTGGCATGATCCTCTGTTCTGTCTTTAGTCTATATACATTACATTTTCTGTGGTCCTTCAGTGAATTATCACATTTGTGGATTAGGAGTATAGGGGTATTTTCAGTAAAATTTTAATCTGACACTAATTTTCCTCTGCAGACATTTTTGGGTTCATATAGTATCAGAGCATAAAATGACTTTGACATTTGCTTAATCAAAACATTAGGAAGGCAAATATGCTGCAAAAAGAATCCTATAATATATTCCAAAGTTAAATAACGAATTTGGGGGGGGGTAGTCTGTGCAATCTGGAATAATCCATGCTGCTGTTCTCCATACTGTGTTATATTGAAGTTGTTCTTTTGATTGCACGTGTAAAccagaaacaaaaagagagaccCTAGGAACAAGCCAAAGCACTAACGTTCCCTTCATTTTGACCATGACTACTAACTACTTTTAAAATAAGAGTTATTGTTACCCATGAAGGAAGTCCTAGGAtgagagttcttaacctttttgtgtgttggGCCCCTTTGACAATCTGGCGAAGCCTATTTACCCCTTctgagaataattttttaatataaatgctagctactagatgcataaaataaaatacatgaataataaaggaaaccaattatattgaaatagttatgtatatattttttttaaaaccaagttcTTAGATACTAAAGAACCCTTGTCCTAGGGGTTGAAAACAAGCTACATTTAAAGGGTTAAGTGCCATGTTCATTTATCCTCAAAGTTGAGTCACCAGTAGTCATTGGTTAAAAAAGCTTACCATTCAAGTCTGTACAGAAATCCATGTTTAAGGACTAGTATTAGTATAAATATAGAGtagggattttgtttgttttggtttttatgtTGGTTTGTATTCCCTTAGGGATCTGGCTGAGGAGTAGTCAATAATTTGGGGTGGGAGATAGTTAAGATAAGAACTTAAAATCAGGGAGCATCTATTTATTAGGTTCTTTAATATCTTTGggatgtgggtgtgtgtatgtgtgtaacaaacagaaaaaaagtaagaGGCTTACATTCATTGAtcatagagatggaaggggcctaAGATACCATCTTTTACACCCTCTTTCATATAGCTGAGGAAATTAGGGCCCAGCAAAatgaagtaacttacccaaaaTCACAAATCAAGTGTCAGATCTAGGATTAGAATCcggattttctaaataaattctatGTCTCAATTATGACAATGGTGGTGTGTCATAGTCCTTCCCACCCTTTTCCCCCTCATTGCTCTAAATATGTATTGACTTCTCAGAACTGTATGTATCCTTCTCTTTGGCATTCCCATAAGTCAAAACATCTAAGCCTTAATAGGAGACTTGAAAAACAGGAAACAAAAGAATAACAcgtaaaatacaaaatacagcCCACAGTCAGAGGTAGGAGGTGCAGAGTAAGAGGCAAATTTGATCACCATCTCTGTGTATTTGTCAGAGGGCATGTAAATCTTCAGTCAAGACTGCAGTGAAacctcctcacctctgcaaagcaCATTCTTCATGAACAGCTGCAGTAAGGATCTGTCTGCATTCAGAAAGGTCAGAGCCTATCTTGGGCTTATACAGTTGACACTTACTTAAAACCTGTCCCATTTCTGGCCAACCTGTCATTGGTTTTGTTGCCGTCAGTCAGCCTCTTACACCAAGCTCTCCCAGAGAAAAGTGCTTCCAGAATGATGTAGCATATGTTATTTCCCTTTGAAAAATTAAGAGATCCAAAATGAATTAAGAGAGGCAGTACCTTGTTGGGACAAGGTGTTTAGGGGAGAcgtttttgtgtcatgaacccctttggcagtcaagtgaagcctgtggaccccttctcagaataatatttttaaatgcataaaattacaaaatgagcaattatattgaaatatacttaTCAAATTAGTTTTAGAAAAAGTtcacagaggggcagctagatggcataggggatagagtaccggccctggaggacctgagttcagatcctacaaAGGGGGGAAAATTCTAATCTGGCAATACTGTCTACTtacaattttaaaacattcacTAGATAAGAAGACTATGTTTCCAGAATGGTCAACatttcacacttactagctgtgtgaccctgggcaagtcatttaaccctgattgcctcaaaataataataatttttttaaaagttcacaggcACCAGAGTAAGAATCCTCTAGTTTTGGGGACAGAATGTCAGACCCTTTAAGAGTCAGGTACACACAGGTTCAAATGCTtcccccttctagctctaaatcatatGATCCATGATCTTAGGCCTCTTGGTAAACTCTTTTCAGTTTTTTATGCTTATAgccttcctgggcttcagttaaTTTACATGGAAATTGGAGTTAATAAGGCCTATACTATCTCCTTCAGGTGGTAATTGTGAGGTTTCCATGAGAAAATTATGTCACGTGTTTTGCAAATTATGCAGTTCTATATAACTGTAGTAATTGTTGGTAAATTAACTGTCCTTTGTTGTTTCTCCAGATAAATAGGAgctgcctccttttcctttctctgcttcttttgtCCTCTCCTGGTGACCTCTAGCCAGGAGCAGTTTCACAAGTGATCCAATATGCGGGAGCCCTCCTCAAAGGTAAGGAAAATTTTGAACGTTCAAAAACTTGGACTTGTGCTTCAGACATAATGTCTGTGCTAGcagagcacaaaaaaaaaaaaagttgtaataAAAGTCTAAACTGTAGGGTTTTTTCACTGCGAAGTGGTAGATGAGTAACACTGGCCTTAGTGCAAACTCAGGAGTTTGAGTGAACAATTAGAGAGAAGTGGAAAACTCGTAACTAGTTATTACTGTGTACGCCAACTGACTAGTGTACATtatcaccaattaaaaaaaattaagcaaaaaggttgtgggaagagaagaaattcTTATGAAGATAATGGTTTTCAAAGGAAGGTGATTAACCCATGAGATACCATATAGAACCAGGTGTATTAGACGACCCAAATTATATGGCCTATTTTAACAGGAGCAGTAAGGGAGCATGTAGAAAGATTTTCCCCCTCAGTACCACCTATGTGGATACGATCACTTTTAAACATGGGAGAGTTATGTCTCTAGCAGCTAAGCCAGAAGATCTCTGTGTGCCTATTGAGATGCCATATTAATACCGCAGGGAACTGACCATTCTGGAAACATAGTCTTCTTATCTAGTGAACACTTTAAAATTCTAAGTAGATGGTATTGCCAGATtagaattttttccccctttgtagGAAATATAAGTGAAGTCCTGAATATGTGACAAGGGCAGGATCACCCCGTTCTTAAAAGTTGTATTTTGAGAATGGTCACATTcaattcactttctcctcccaataaaGCTcataataggggcagctaggtggcacagtgagtggagcaccggcgctggagtcaggagaacctgaattcaaatccagccttacacttgacacactagctgtgtgaccctgggcaagtcagttaatcccaattgccctgccttcccccctgaaaaaaaaaagaaaagaaaaagaaaactcatagtgTTAGGTTGTATAGTTCATATGtggtagaaaaatatttaatggaatcactgaatctcagagctAAAAAGGGAATTCACAGGCTTATTTTGATCCATACCTAAAAAAGAATGCCCTTTGACATCCCTGACAAAAAATCAGCCAGCATTTGCTTAatgacctccagtgatggggaacccaTGGTCTCTAGAAGCCAGTGAGGCATCCTGTTGTGGTTGTTATCTCCCTTTTAACACACAGTAATCAAGGGTGTTCTAGGATTGAAGAGTTTGGACAATTAAAATCCATAAATAAGTCTCCAGACCTTATTTTAGTCAGTAGTATAAATCTCTTcaattgaatgattttttttctctcatttgataaATAGCTTAATTGACACCTAAATGatccagtagatagagcacaggacttggaagTAAGAAGACCCAAGATCACATCCTCAGAcattggctagctgtgtgaccttggccaagtcacttacttgctctgtgcctcaatttcctcatctgtaaaatgagtataacagTAGCCTTATTGGGCttctgtgaagaccaaatgagttataaagtgcttagcaaaccttaatTAAAGCTTTATGTAAATGCAAATGGAAATATTAATGAGCAAccaggagaaaaaggaaattatagcaTCGTAGACCTCAAGGGACTTGAGACACCTTTGAGTCACAGGGTAATAATAAATTTAGGGTGGGAAGGTACACTTAGAGACCATCTGATCCAacattctctttttacagatgaggaactgaatttCAGAGTGATGACTcgccttcccccctgcccccatagCAAAGCTGGGTTTTGAACCCCAGATTCGTTGAGCCAGAATCCAGCATGATTGCCACTGATCCACattagttagtggcagagccatgaTTCTAGTCCTGGTGTGCGccaaccttttttttcccctaggcaGCGTCACATATACTTTGGCGCTTTTGAGGAATGTATAGCATAAACTGAATGGTCAGCGCTTGAGTAAACACAGGTTGGCTGTATTAATAACTGCATACGTGACTATTAGATGGTCATATATGAGGCAGACAGCATGGATGAACTGAGGGGTGTGCAAGCAACCAGTCGTAGTTATCAAAACAGCTCAAAAATTATTTCTGTCTTCTTTAAGGCTTTGGAAAACTTTCCTCTTCTGCTTTATATTCTGATCGcaaaatctataatcctttgCTTGGCATTTGCTGGAGCCAAAATGTGGCAGAGGAAAAGACTGGAAGCACAAAGGCAACAGAAACTAGAGGCtacacagaaaaaaacaattgagaAGAAAGATGAATGACGTGTCTCACAAAGGTACTTTGGACTTTTCTGGTGTGTGATCCATAGACTTGAAAGTTAGTTGTTAAAACCTTTCTACTAAATTGCCACCTGGCCTTTGGCTAGACCTTTATGCTCTTAGGGGAGCTGATTTTGTGTCTTCATAtttaaagtgggattttagtCTATGTCgtggaaatactgaaaaaaatatatttattataacatTTTATACATATCTCTAGAAACAAACCTTCCCCTACACAAGCATTTTAAACTAttcagattaaaaagaaaatcacttaagCAGCAATTTTCATGGAGTGAGCTCTGGAGATACattttgaattcttttcttccaAGCTAAAGAATAATGTCTATTAAAGGTCTTCCAAGCCAGAGTTCCATTACAACAgtatttagtaaacatttattaagtacctactatgttaaAATTATAGAGGGATCTGTAGCATAATAGAGAATtgaaattttccttccttctttattgaGTTCGGCGCTTGTCTCACAGGCTTTGTCTTCACCACGACTCCTGCCCTGG
This Trichosurus vulpecula isolate mTriVul1 chromosome 2, mTriVul1.pri, whole genome shotgun sequence DNA region includes the following protein-coding sequences:
- the SMIM11A gene encoding small integral membrane protein 11A: MREPSSKALENFPLLLYILIAKSIILCLAFAGAKMWQRKRLEAQRQQKLEATQKKTIEKKDE